One Silurus meridionalis isolate SWU-2019-XX chromosome 10, ASM1480568v1, whole genome shotgun sequence genomic window carries:
- the LOC124392419 gene encoding protocadherin alpha-6-like has translation MASTGADGFFIWLWFSLLLYCWSTAEAQIVYSLPEEAKAGTVIGNVSKDLNINIQDFERRGVHLVSEDSKRYFDLNTKTGVLQVKDRIDREALCEQRPKCSLSLEIIVNSPLNIYRIEVNILDINDNQPIFQPPEIDLIIAESAFPGERFPLQNAFDADIGSNSIKSYKLNQNDFFSLDVQSSREQSVSTELVLQKSLDRETQSVIHLTLTAIDGGKPPQSGSCRIIVNVEDVNDNNPVFSKSLYKTRVQENAPVGSVVVRVQASDQDEGLNGEIVYDFYRQGNDQDLSVFSLNPETGEIVIKGELDYEKKSAFEIRVQAKDKGHKPRAAHCKVLVEVNDMNDNIPEISVTSLVSVVKEDAQLDTTVGMITVIDNDSGKNGQVNLKITGPVPFRVQNSYKNYYTLVVDGPLDRETTSQYNITITATDEGTPPLSSTSVITVQVSDVNDNAPHFSESSINVYLKENSQVGTVFYTISASDPDVGDNAKISYSLLEKSKSFPLSSIININPESGDIYSLQSFNYEEIKTFQFTVQATDSGVPPLSSNVTVNVFILDENDNSPGILVPYSDHGSVYSENIPYSAEAGYFVAKIRAVDSDSGYNALLSYHISEPKGNNLFRIGTSSGEIRTKRRMSDNDLKTHPLVILVSDHGEPSLSTTVSFDVSVSEHTGDIKTQFKHAPIKEDSFSDLNMYLLIAIVSVSVIFLLTVISLIAVKCCRTDSSFSRYRTPVINTHPDGSWSYSKSTQQYDVCFSSDTLKSDVVVFPAQILPSDAELISINEGDAFNKTQTLPTNGKVRMK, from the coding sequence ATGGCATCAACAGGGGCAGACGGATTTTTTATATGGTTGTGGTTTTCACTGCTTCTATACTGCTGGAGCACCGCGGAGGCGCAAATCGTGTATTCGTTGCCAGAGGAGGCGAAAGCTGGTACTGTAATCGGAAATGTATCGAaggatttaaatattaatatacaggATTTTGAACGACGTGGTGTTCATCTCGTTTCGGAAGACAGTAAAAGGTATTTTGATTTGAATACAAAGACGGGTGTTCTTCAAGTTAAGGATAGAATCGACAGAGAAGCTTTATGTGAACAAAGACCGAAATGTTCTTTATCTTTGGAAATTATTGTTAATTCGCCACTAAACATTTACCGAATTGAAGTCAATATATTAGATATTAACGACAATCAGCCAATATTTCAGCCACCGGAAATTGACTTAATTATTGCCGAGTCAGCGTTTCCAGGAGAGAGATTCCCGTTACAAAATGCGTTTGACGCAGACATAGGCAGTAACTCAATAAAAAGCTACAAGCTaaatcaaaatgattttttttctttggatgtACAGAGTAGCAGAGAACAGAGTGTCTCTACGGAATTAGTACTTCAAAAGTCATTAGACCGAGAAACGCAGTCTGTAATCCACTTAACTTTGACTGCTATAGATGGAGGAAAACCCCCACAATCTGGGTCATGCAGAATTATTGTGAATGTTGAGGATGTTAATGATAACAATCCAGTTTTTAGTAAATCTCTTTATAAAACTCGCGTACAAGAGAATGCACCTGTGGGTTCCGTCGTAGTTAGAGTACAAGCAAGTGATCAGGATGAGGGTCTTAATGGTGAGATCGTTTATGACTTTTATAGACAAGGCAACGACCAAGACCTTagtgtattttctttaaatccagAAACTGGAGAAATCGTAATAAAAGGTGAGCTtgactatgaaaaaaaaagtgcatttgaaATTCGGGTCCAAGCTAAAGACAAAGGACATAAACCAAGGGCTGCACACTGCAAAGTATTAGTTGAAGTAAATGATATGAATGATAATATACCGGAAATATCTGTTACCTCTTTAGTGAGCGTGGTAAAAGAGGACGCTCAGCTTGACACAACTGTTGGTATGATAACGGTGATAGACAATGATAGTGGTAAAAACGGCCAAGTAAACTTGAAAATCACCGGACCTGTTCCATTTAGGGTCCAGaattcatataaaaattattacacATTAGTTGTCGATGGACCTCTCGACAGAGAGACGACATCCCAGTATAATATCACTATTACAGCTACTGATGAAGGGACCCCACCTCTCTCAAGCACATCTGTCATTACTGTACAAGTTTCTGATGTGAATGACAACGCACCACATTTTTCAGAGTCGTCAAtcaatgtatatttaaaagagAACAGTCAGGTTGGAACTGTGTTTTATACAATATCTGCTTCTGATCCTGATGTTGGTGATAATGCTAAAATATCTTATTCATTACTAGAAAAATCTAAAAGCTTTCCTCTCTCATCCATAATAAACATAAACCCAGAAAGTGGAGATATTTACAGTTTGCAGTCATTTAactatgaagaaataaaaacatttcagtttacAGTTCAAGCCACAGACTCTGGTGTTCCTCCACTGAGCAGTAATGTGACTGTGAATGTTTTTATCCTGGATGAGAATGACAACAGTCCTGGGATTCTTGTTCCTTACTCTGATCATGGATCTGTTTACTCTGAGAACATTCCCTATTCTGCTGAAGCGGGCTACTTTGTTGCCAAAATCAGAGCTGTAGATTCAGATTCCGGATATAATGCACTGCTTTCTTATCACATCTCTGAACCTAAAGGAAACAACCTCTTCCGGATAGGAACCAGCAGTGGAGAGATCAGGACTAAACGGAGAATGAGTGACAATGATCTGAAAACTCACCCACTGGTCATTTTGGTGTCTGATCATGGAGAGCCCTCACTGTCAACCACTGTGTCTTTTGATGTGTCTGTGTCTGAGCACACGGGTGACATAAAGACTCAGTTCAAACATGCCCCGATAAAAGAGGACAGTTTCTCAGATTTAAACATGTATTTGCTGATTGCCATTGTGTCAGTTTCAGTAATATTTTTACTGACTGTGATCAGTTTAATTGCAGTAAAATGCTGCAGGACTGACAGTAGTTTCAGCAGATACAGGACCCCAGTGATCAACACACATCCTGATGGAAGCTGGTCTTACTCCAAATCCACACAGCAGTATGACGTGTGTTTTAGCTCGGACACACTAAAGAGTGATGTAGTGGTTTTTCCTGCACAAATTCTGCCTTCCGATGCAGAGCTGATAAGTATCAATGAAGGGGATGCTTTTAACAAAACACAGACGCTTCCTACTAATGGAAAGGTAAGaatgaaatag